The DNA sequence CTCCCATCCCTGGTCGTCCATCCGAAAGCTCCGGGTCTGAACCCTTACCCGGTCAGCCACCATAAAGGCGGAGTAGAAGCCGACACCGAACTGGCCGATCAGGTTGATATCCTCGCGGGCCGCTTCAGCCAGTTGGGCCAGAAAGCTCTGGGACCCGGAGTGGGCGATCGAGCCAAGGTTAGCCACCAGCTCATCGCGGGTCATGCCGATACCGGTATCGATAATGGTCAGGGTACGGGCCTTTTCATCCGTGTTGATCAGAATCTCCAGGGAAAGGTGCCCGTCGAAAACTTCCTTGTGAATCAGACTCTCATGCCGGAACTTTTCGAGAGCATCAACCGCATTGGATACCAGCTCGCGGACGAAAATTTCACGGTCCGTATACAGAGAGTGGATAACAATGTCCAGGACCTTTTTTACCTCGGCCTGGAATTGAAAGGTTTCAGCAGTAATTGTTCCTTCATTTGGCATGGGTAAGTGAACCTCCTTTATTTTATTTTGATTGCTCAATACACGGCGCGCTCAATTGCTCCCTCACCTTCGCAGCCGGTCCAGTTCTCTTTTCAGCTCCTCGATCTGGTCGAGAAGGTCGAGGATGATTCCCGCGGAAGCCAGATTCACTCCCATGTCCCGGCGCAGCCGGAGGATGCGGCAGATGCGAAGGACTGCATCGTCGGTGAACAGGGGTTCGGGCCGCTGCGTTGCCGGCTCGATAAGTCCAAGGGAAAAAAATCGGTCGATAAGGTCCGGGTGCAGTCCGGCCATATTGGCCAGATCGGACAGGCGAAACAGTCTTCCATCGGGAAGATCCGAATCCGAACAGCGGATCACAATTTCATAGCGATGCTCTCTCATGGTCTTTCCCTCTTATCGCTGGCGCGGCTGGAAAGAGGAGTGCCTGGCCAGTTCCTCAAAAAGCTCCCGCTCTTTCGGATCAAGTGTTTTCGGCACTGCTACCTGAATCATGGCATACAGATCACCGCGCATCCCTCCCGACATGGGAAGCCCTTTGCCTCGCAGCCGAAGCCGCTGCCCGCTTTGGACACCGGCAGGAATCTTCACCCTGGCTGTTCCTTCCATAGTCGGCACTTCCACCTGTGCACCCAGGGCCGCTTCCCAGGGTGTCACGGGCACTTCCACGATCAAATCATGACCTTTTAATTGGAAAACCGGATGAGGAGCGATATGCACCCTCAGATACAAGTCTCCGGGCGGGCCGCCGCCCATCCCTTTCTCTCCCTGGCCACTGAGCCGGATCCGCTTGCCGTCCGTTATTCCTGCCGGAATCGTGACCTCAAGATTCTGGGTAACGCGCTGGGGCTGACCTGCGGCATCCGGCCTCACGGATTCCAGAGAAATGGTTTTCTTTGCGCCCTGGTAAGCATCTTCCAGAGGAATGGTGATTTCGGCCTCCCGGTCCTGACCACGCGCAGTCCAGTCCCCCGCCTGTGTCCGGCCACCGGCGGTCCGAAAACCGCCCAGTCCTGCACCAAAGAGCGTTTCGAAGAAATCGCTGAACTTTCCGCCACCAAGACCGCCAATATCCCCCAGGTCGCTGAAATTGACACCTCTCCATGTTCCTCCGCCAGTCCCGGCAGCCCGTCCGCCCCGGAAATCCCATCCTGGCGGAGGAGTGAAATCCTGGCCAGCACGCCAGTTTTCTCCGAGCATATCATAGCGTTTACGCTTTTCGGGATCTTTCAGAACTTCGTAAGCCTCATTGATCTTCTTAAACCGCTCTTCCGCGTCCGGGCTCTTGTTAATATCGGGATGATACTTTCGGGCCAGTTTCCGGTAAGCACGCTGGATGTCATCCTGTGAGGCATTTCGGGGAACGCCCAGTACCTGATAATAATCCTGAAATTTAATGGCCATCAGTTACCCTTTCAATTTACTGATTACTTTTTGGCCTGATGCCTCACCGGGATGACTTTTGCCGGCCGCAGGATACGATCGCTGATGGTGTAGCCGGGTTCAACTACTTCGGCGATGATCCCTTCCGGCTGATCCGCAAGATCAACCGTGGCTACCGCATCGTGACGCTGCGGATCGAAGGGTTCCCCTTTCGGGATGATTGGATCCACCCGAAAATGGCGAAGAACACCCTGCATCTGCTGATATATGGCCTGCATGCCCTGATACCAGGGGTTATCCGATGCCTTTTCCGCTGCTTTGATGGCCCGCTCCATATTGTCCACCACTGCCAGCCACTGGTGCAGGACATAGTCCCGCTCGGCAAAGCGAAGCCGCTCAAGCTCCCGCTCAAAGCGCTTTCGGTAGTTGTCAAGGTCGGCAGCGGCTCTCTTCCACCGGTCTTCCATCTCCTGAAGCTGCTGCCTCAGGCTGGTCACGACCTGTTCCGTTTCCTCAATTTCCTTGCGGGCGGCAGCCTCCTGCTCGGAGAGGATTTCCTCCTCCTCTCCGGCAGGAAGATCAGGCCGGGGTGTTTCCAGCCCGGCCTCCTGTGATTCGGGTGAATCCCCTGCGGGAATTCTCCGGGATTTTTCTTCCTGATGTCTCTTCATCGTCTGCTCCTTCAAGCGTGGAATCACTTTTCAGTAAATTCAGCGTCAATCACGTCTTCACCGCCACCGCCTGAAGGCTGTCTGCCGCCTCCTGCTCCCGGTCCGCCTGCACCACCGGCAGCGCCTGCACCGGCGGCAGGACCACCTGCCCCGGCCTGCTGTGCGGCAGCGCCGAGGCTATACGAAGCCTGCTGCAGATCGTTCTTCAACTGCCTGACCCGCTCCACCGGAGCCTCATCTTTGATGGCCTGACGGATATCGGCAATCAGTTGTTCGCAGCGGGCCTTTTCATGGACCGGAACCCGGTCGCCCAGCTCGTGCAGCATTCTCTCCACCTGATAGGCCAAAGAGTCTGCCTGATTGCGCTCTTCAATGGCTTCTTTGCGGCTTCGGTCCTCTGCTGCATGGGCTTCGGCATC is a window from the bacterium genome containing:
- a CDS encoding DnaJ C-terminal domain-containing protein, whose amino-acid sequence is MAIKFQDYYQVLGVPRNASQDDIQRAYRKLARKYHPDINKSPDAEERFKKINEAYEVLKDPEKRKRYDMLGENWRAGQDFTPPPGWDFRGGRAAGTGGGTWRGVNFSDLGDIGGLGGGKFSDFFETLFGAGLGGFRTAGGRTQAGDWTARGQDREAEITIPLEDAYQGAKKTISLESVRPDAAGQPQRVTQNLEVTIPAGITDGKRIRLSGQGEKGMGGGPPGDLYLRVHIAPHPVFQLKGHDLIVEVPVTPWEAALGAQVEVPTMEGTARVKIPAGVQSGQRLRLRGKGLPMSGGMRGDLYAMIQVAVPKTLDPKERELFEELARHSSFQPRQR
- a CDS encoding chaperone modulator CbpM: MREHRYEIVIRCSDSDLPDGRLFRLSDLANMAGLHPDLIDRFFSLGLIEPATQRPEPLFTDDAVLRICRILRLRRDMGVNLASAGIILDLLDQIEELKRELDRLRR
- a CDS encoding nucleotide exchange factor GrpE, with protein sequence MKRHQEEKSRRIPAGDSPESQEAGLETPRPDLPAGEEEEILSEQEAAARKEIEETEQVVTSLRQQLQEMEDRWKRAAADLDNYRKRFERELERLRFAERDYVLHQWLAVVDNMERAIKAAEKASDNPWYQGMQAIYQQMQGVLRHFRVDPIIPKGEPFDPQRHDAVATVDLADQPEGIIAEVVEPGYTISDRILRPAKVIPVRHQAKK